Proteins from one Porites lutea chromosome 3, jaPorLute2.1, whole genome shotgun sequence genomic window:
- the LOC140930418 gene encoding homeobox protein DBX1-B-like has protein sequence MLNPSPLAFCNCVSVPFISCSSVFPPWNCPVRTPTPGYRTSSDEMVTQNARAIEQRDSTSEPSKSRSLKFGIENILYGTNSQPEHPEVHFPDFPFLWNDGVNIITHQPFYSPPMRTSTRPWCRPVFTQLQRRGLEKRFQATKYVTKRERLQIGTMLGLSETQVKVWFQNRRTKWRHEAAKKAKKEDKQDEQTSLETNNCAQKGEVKNEKEKEDGCDESVLKKTENSP, from the exons ATGTTGAACCCATCACCACTGGCATTCTGTAACTGTGTTTCGGTGCCTTTTATCTCCTGTTCTTCTGTGTTCCCACCATGGAACTGTCCTGTTCGTACCCCCACTCCAGGATATAGGACATCTTCAGACGAGATGGTCACACAAAACGCTCGCGCGATCGAGCAAAGGGACAGCACTAGCGAACCAAGCAAAAGTCGGAGTCTAAAGTTTGGGATTGAAAACATACTTTATGGAACAAACTCGCAACCAG AACACCCAGAAGTCCATTTTCCTGATTTCCCGTTTCTGTGGAATGATGGCGTTAATATCATTACCCATCAGCCCTTTTACTCTCCGCCCATGCGCACTTCAACCCGCCCTTGGTGTCGCCCAGTCTTCACACAGCTGCAGCGTCGAGGTCTGGAAAAGCGTTTCCAAGCAACCAAGTACGTCACCAAACGAGAGCGGCTTCAGATCGGCACCATGTTGGGTTTGTCCGAAACACAGGTGAAAGTTTGGTTTCAAAACAGAAGAACAAAGTGGAGACATGAGGCAGCAAAGAAAGCGAAGAAAGAAGATAAACAAGACGAACAAACCTCGTTAGAAACGAACAATTGTGCCCAGAAAGGGGaagtaaaaaacgaaaaagaaaaggaagacgGATGCGACGAGTCAGTTTTGAAAAAGACAGAGAACAGTCCATAA
- the LOC140930419 gene encoding homeobox protein DBX1-like, with amino-acid sequence MLNPSSLTYCNCASLPFMPCSTVFPSWNCPVPTPNLGYGTSLDGMATHGALGFEQRDSSTEPSKSRRLKFGIENILHGKTSHPEHQEFRFPDFPFLWNEGLNFITHQPFYTSPMRTSTRPWCRPVFTQLQRRGLEKRFQATKYVTKRERLQIGAMLGLSETQVKVWFQNRRTKWRHEAAKKEKKEEKQLKEQSSTKTNNCVQKEELKEENEQEEE; translated from the exons ATGTTGAACCCATCTTCACTCACATACTGTAACTGTGCTTCGCTGCCTTTTATGCCCTGCTCGACTGTTTTTCCGTCATGGAATTGTCCTGTTCCTACCCCGAATCTCGGATATGGGACATCTTTAGACGGGATGGCCACACACGGCGCGCTTGGGTTCGAGCAAAGAGACAGTTCCACAGAGCCAAGCAAAAGCCGAAGACTTAAATTTGGGATCGAAAACATACTTCACGGAAAAACCTCACATCCAG aacACCAGGAATTCCGTTTTCCTGATTTTCCGTTTCTGTGGAATGAAGGCCTTAATTTCATTACCCATCAGCCCTTTTACACCTCGCCCATGCGCACTTCCACCCGTCCTTGGTGTCGTCCAGTCTTCACCCAGCTGCAGCGGCGAGGCCTGGAAAAGCGTTTCCAAGCAACCAAGTACGTCACTAAACGAGAGCGGCTTCAGATCGGCGCCATGTTGGGTTTGTCCGAAACACAAGTGAAAGTTTGGTTTCAAAACAGAAGGACAAAGTGGAGACATGAGGCAgcaaagaaagagaagaaagaagaaaaacaattaaaggAGCAaagctcaacaaaaacgaacaatTGTGTCCAGAAAGAGGAACTGAAGGAAGAGAATGAGCAGGAAGAGgaataa
- the LOC140929394 gene encoding homeobox protein DLX-3-like, giving the protein MSSPMIYCSCTFCGAAQQAAATNSFPRSAYAAPMQAFIRSNVQTIALNEVKSPDSKMAVKKREVITTRKQELKFGIENILYGSANTEQCGPNFTPQSTNRRPKSAALSRSVFTDHQRMTLENHFQARHYLSRQERYHLSLSLGLTEHQIKVWFQNRRVKFRNGQKAEEHRAKQFRRGVSQ; this is encoded by the exons ATGAGCTCGCCGATGATTTATTGCTCATGTACTTTCTGTGGGGCAGCTCAACAAGCTGCCGCTACTAACAGCTTCCCCAGGTCAGCTTATGCAGCTCCGATGCAGGCGTTCATACGTTCAAATGTACAAACAATCGCTCTAAATGAAGTCAAATCACCTGACTCAAAGATGGCGGTCAAGAAGCGTGAAGTTATTACAACACGAAAACAAGAACTAAAATTTGGGATCGAGAACATCCTCTACGGCTCGGCAAATACAG AACAATGTGGTCCAAACTTTACTCCTCAGAGTACAAATAGGAGGCCGAAATCTGCAGCCTTGTCTCGTTCAGTGTTTACAGATCATCAGCGTATGACCTTGGAAAACCACTTCCAGGCTCGACACTACCTAAGTAGACAAGAAAGATACCACTTGTCACTCTCTTTGGGACTCACGGAACATCAAATAAAAGTGTGGTTTCAAAACAGGAGGGTCAAGTTCAGAAATGGGCAAAAAGCGGAGGAGCATAGAGCCAAGCAATTCCGTAGGGGAGTAAGTCAATAG